The stretch of DNA ATGTCTTCATAATCTTCAGTTTCCCAGTGTGACATGGATTTTAGTTGATAATTTAGAATATTCATTTTAACTGGATTTTTGACAACCAGCACGCTCAAAGAGGTTCTGGAAAAAGAACGGTCGACTCCGAAGTCACTTTTggtgagaaatttttaaaatcaaaatattcacCGCTCCCATCGCGAAAAATCCAGATCCTCGTGGTGGTTCAAAACAGCCGTCGGTCCCTTTCCCACAAAAAATTTTTCATctgaaagagaaaattaaaaaaaatgacaatatCGAGCCACAAAGAACAAGAGATCTAAAAATGCAGAAGACCAAGagaatttctttatttaatttgtttaggCATATGATtcagatctttatttttttttttaaatttgttttgatgTGCTTGTTTATATCagttattattttcttcaaacataAAGCACTTAACCACATTAGGAGACAATTACTCCTTTATCAAACATCATGGATAGATGGGGAACTCTGCCCCTTGAAAGCGGTAGTCTCCCGCAGCTAATCAAAACAAATATTCCCAGGTAAGAAAACCTGTCTAAATTTGAAACCAGTACACTAATCCAGCTAAGAATCgaaaacacactttttttttagaaatgcttTCTGTGTGAGccgaataaatttattttcttaaaaaaaagttgccaaaaaatatttatactaatgCATttctagtagaaaaaaaaaaaaaaaaaaatcccgctcGGAACATGACCCATGTTCCGAGAACGGTTGTCTCGACCAGAACTTTTATCCGTGCATCTCGCAAGGTATTTCTGACACTCTTGCAAACTGAAAGTGTCTTACACTTTTTAAtacacagaaaagaaaaattaaatttaaattaagaaacatatttaaaggaaattgaaaaaaaaaaaataaatcaatttgcaTTCCATTACGGAGCTCTTTTCCTTACACCTTTAGCCCGCAGCCACTTGTCCTTCGCTCCTCGAGTTCAAAAACTTATCTGTCTTTCAATCCCGTTAAACCGGCTCGTCACCTGTctcctttcaaatttttaaattcaaattattacttaATTATCCCTAACCGAATTTCATAATCAAGCGTGACAAGCCGGCAACCAAACACACCGCCTCAAGCAGGAGTGATGCCAATCCactcaaaaattctgaaaacCTTGTGATTGGTGCAACCTCTCCACGTGACCTCATTCGCCACGAGAGCAGCAGTATGAGTCCAGATCTGCTGGTGACAGGTCTCTCCTTTTCATTTATCGTGAAGAAGGAGGAGACGCAGAGAAAATGCACACTGTGATAGAATCTCTATCACATCCAGTACTTTTGGTTTCTTTGCCGTAGAGTTCAACACTGCAAGGAGAAAATGAAATCCCAGATGGTATCAGTTCTTGTTCTATAACTTCCGGCGATTCATCATATAAAGTACAgtggtgataaaaaaaaaatgcatcacccgtgaaatccaaatatttttagcatttataagtagttatgaaatatttaacggtTCTTGCATCATATAACACGAATTGGCATCGGTACATGAGGCAAGATTGCATCATTCTTCTAACTGTATAAAAAATCAGTTGAACGTTCGACGCATTCATTTACGATCTGGATTTATAAGTTGCAGTATGTCGGAATACGTTCAACTAAAACCACAAAGGAAGAGTGTTGCCGTTGCATTGGACAAAGAAAGATTTTCGTCACGTTCCATAGCAAAAAGAATAAACTCTTCGCAATCGACTGTTGTTCGACTACTGAATAAGTTAAAGAGCACCGGAAGCACATTAATAAAGAGTAGAAGTGGTCGACCACGAATATCCAATGCAGCGCAGGACATGTATTTGATACAACTCAGTCTTCGGAACAGAAAATCATCTTCCACAGACCTTAGAACAGCATGGGAAAACGAATCGATTGTTCATGCATCCACGTCTACTGTACGAAAACGACTGTGTGGTGCGTGTTTGATGGCACGTCGACCACGAAAGAAACCATTCTTGAGccaaaaaaatgaggaaacagcGTCTAGACTGGACAAAAGCTCACCAAAGGTGGACTGTCGATCAATGGAAATCAGTTGTGTTTTCGGACGAGACCAAATTTAATCTGCATGGGTTCGACGGATAGCACACAGTTAaacgccgcaaaggagaggaatatcatcccaacTACATTCAATACACAGTCAACCATCCCGTATCCTAGATGATttagggatgtatttctgatcaaggagttggtgggcttcactttgtgcaaggaacaataaacgctcaggtgtacattggcattttggaggagaaaattcttcctactatccgggatcgctatatttcagttccaaacgtcatttccAGGATGTTTCTGCTctgtgccatagggcaaaactggtaagtaacaactTAAATACCTTTATCCTTCCATTAGATTTAAATTGACATGGgattaagcttttttttccctctaaactCATACGCAGGTACAGAaaaggaaaaatgagcatggggtcagcagtttaccttggcccggaaacagccccgatctaaatCCGATCGAAAATTGTTGGAATAGAATGGGTGCAGAAGTGATGAAACATAATCCAACACCACTTGCAAAACTTCGGGAATTAATAATTCGTGTCTGGCACCATGAACGCAGTAAAGAATACATTGAATCACTCATCTGTTCAATGCCCCGTAGATGTCAAGCTGTCATTATAGCTAGAtgcggaaaaagaaaatattaggtTATAGTTTATGATGTTCAAACATTTCcatgttacttttgtttattttggaacagaaagagtgttacaattaaaacctCTACTTACTTTTTTCGTCGTCCACTTGGCAACGTGGATGCTCTTCACATTATACTTGTTACAGTTTTGGCCATGTATTTCCTTAAATAAAGTAATCATCTGTcgaattcctgctgttaaatgtttattttataagttttgcagaattttacATATCTTCATCGTTAAtcagtcgaccaaaacttctcacctATCCTATTGTTGTGAAaggcgagggtgatgcaattttttttttaatctgcactGTAGTTGTTCATTTGCTCCATGTTAAAGACAGTTTGAAGCATCATACTAGTAGCAATTAACTGAAGTTTTCTACAAACTTTTACTGCTAAAGATCAGAAAGCCCAAAAAAtgtactttctttttttatttttgacgaattttataaattaaatgctaaatgcaatcatcgattttttttaaacaaaaaattaacatatGGAAGAAAAAGactaaaattatgctttttaaaaataatgtttgctttttaaattcaATAGCATGATGAAAGGAAAAACACGCTATCTCaaaggaaattaaaatattatttcttcatatccaatatttttttacataagcttcttttaaaatgcgaataaaaaagaaagtgctttttatttttacttgtgtCAATGgagtttttcaaaataactattttacttaTGTCTGTTATACCTGATTTGCTCCAACacttttattttcatacaaaatttgacatttgtatttaattttttttgtttgagttaattattcttatttttgtgAAATACGACTAATTTTTTCTTGATTCTTTGTCTGAAGAAAAAATCCTTTTATCAACTAATAACGATATTGGAATTCATAATGTAGGCTATTTTTTGAATACAAATCGTAGGAAAAAAAGGGCATAAATGACAGTacatgaaagaaaccttaatgcTGTAATTATCAGTAATGTTCGTAAAGAATATGCAATTAGGAATAAATTTAAGTTttcgttgttttttcaccttctACTTTCAACAGATGAAACAACGTCAACTACTTAGTTTTTTTTGAGAAGGCTGATAATAATGTTTACAAGTAACAAAATGCCTAACAATTATCAGAACGCTAAAGGCTTTGTTCGTGAATTAGTAAAAATCTTTATCatttgaaacatttctttttagtATTCTattcttttcacaaaatttttactcctcacattctcatatatataaaagcgaattcactgatcgagtaactctCCTACCGTCCACCGACAATTGAACCCGCGCTATAGCCtgataatttgatgatttttttgaaagttaaatattaaaaatgataaaatattaagaCAGATGAAACAATGTCAACTACTTAGGTTTTTTTGAGAAGCAGGATAATAATGTTTACAAGTAACAAAATGTCTAACAATTATCAGAACGCTAAAGGGCTTTGTTCGTGATTTAGTAGTAATCTTTATCATTGGAAACATTTCCTTCTAGTATTCTattcttttcacaaaatttttattccccacattctcatatatataaaaaCGAATTCCCTGATCAAGTAATTCTCCTaccgtcaccaacaatgaaacccgCGCTATGGCCTGgataatttgatgatttttttgaaaggtaaaatattaaagatgataaaatattaaagaagTTATGGCGAAGCCAGAAAAAAACCTTTGAGAAAACCCACCATAAAAGATAATACGCTTCACCatatcaaaataaacatttttctgaatAAATGCAACAACAGAACTGTGTTTTAGAATCTTGCACCCAATGTACTAAGGTTATTTATCCTTGGAAATTTTGATCATAACTCTTCTGAGGAAAATTAGTCATTGAAAACCTACATTTCCTGTCCCTTCGGAAGATCGATCCAATGACAATGCGCTTCCTTAACaaagctacaaaacatttttgaaatcaacCCCTCTATATTATTACGTGAGGGCGACATTGATCTAAGAAAGTGATTTCAAAATGTACTCAAAATGATTATTTTCTACCAGACACGTTTAAAATGAATGGACGTTTTAATACCATGTTGGGCCACTTTTAGCGTAAATGAGCATTGCGATACAGTCAAGCATTGAGGCATAACGGTGTCGTACGATGTCTTATTACATCTCGTCCCACACTTGCTGTAAAGGCGCCCCTAATTCGGTCAAACTCACATGCTGTTAAACTGTCTTAAGAGAGTCCATGTATAGTCGATTTGGAAAAAATCTGTGATCGCGCTGGCCAAAGTTTGGGATAATGTGAAAGAGGAAACCCCCTGACACCCGTGTGACGAAGCGCTGTTTTAAAAATCTAGAAAgacgcccgtcaaggtatgacgggtgaaaattgcttctactcttctacattttaacgaatcAATCGCATGTTTggttatattttgatatttgaaattttaacccttactccagtggtttaaccctaaactccagtggatagcgttaattttcaaccactttttttattcttcattcctCTAAAAGGACTCTTAtgagcaaaacagttaagtgacagGATCCAGTTaggccttgtcaaaataaataatttccctGCACGCCTAACATTGCCAAAGAATTgctctttataacgtttttaccACTGTTTTGTTTcattggcgaaacattttaaactgcagtaaaaaaaccgcttcactcggtAAAGGGAAGGGCTACTGTAGCGTGGTTTGCTTGGCGAGTTGAGCGATTCACTATACAATTGAaggattatttttagttttaaagctactgttaatattctTATGTGTTTTCACGGGTAGTTTTAAATTCTAGACTTAAAAAGGTTTATTGAAAAGTTGTGTACTCATTTTAGCTAAAGAAAAGAGATCATTTCAcatctgaaggggggggggggttatattcaacagacttcctttaaattcttagcacgggtaCTTGATCAGaatttagaggaaaaaattaagccATTGAAACGATATTTTTCAGCTAATGATAATTCGAACTCACAACctcttatatgtaaaaaaaacaaaaatagttaaatgaaagttaatacgtcaaaaatagtaaaaacattaaTGTAGAAAGATGCAATGGAGAAAGCGCTACCATTTggtaataaatgaaacaattaagATTACCTTCACTTAATTCAATCGATGTCGTCACGTTAAGAAATCAGCAAAGGAAATTTTGTTGTTCCAAACTTTAAAcgttcttttaaatctgtaagctgtcaaaaagggaaaataattaaACTTGATTCAGATGCTGAGTAACTAGTTTAATTGTTTACAAATTATTCATACGTGTGACTTAGAAAAGTACATTCTTATGTATTGAAAGAAGTCACATTCATAACAACTTGTTtgtccttaaaataaaaattatttgaggaTATTTTAAACCATAACTCTTTCGTACTTTCTGTAAAACCttttttctgatttcaaaaaagaaaagaaaaaagaaaataaaaaaaactaaccaATAATTAGATAACTTTTTGTGGCAGAGTATTTAACGCCATAGAGAGTTTTTC from Uloborus diversus isolate 005 chromosome 5, Udiv.v.3.1, whole genome shotgun sequence encodes:
- the LOC129222911 gene encoding uncharacterized protein LOC129222911, which encodes MSEYVQLKPQRKSVAVALDKERFSSRSIAKRINSSQSTVVRLLNKLKSTGSTLIKSRSGRPRISNAAQDMYLIQLSLRNRKSSSTDLRTAWENESIVHASTSTVRKRLCGACLMARRPRKKPFLSQKNEETASRLDKSSPKVDCRSMEISCVFGRDQI